The DNA region ACGGTTAATACCTATTCTATTACATTAGCCGATACCAATAAAATAAAAACGACAAAATCGTACTATATGCGCTATGCTGTTAAGTATGATTCAACGTTGCAAATGTTCATTGACGGAGCCGCATACGCAACGCTTCAGTTTGGTGAATCTACACCTTACCGGGAAATTCCCTCCGGCGATAGAAAAATTCAATTAGTAACAAGCGGCATTCGTCTCGATACGCTTGAATATATTGTCATTGATACAACCCATGCCGTAAAACGTGACACGTTAGGGAGAGGAAAGTTTACATTTGAAGAAACGGTAACGAAGAAAACGACGAATAAGTATCCCATCATTCCCCATGATATTGATTTGGTTGTCGCTGATTCAACCACGCCTTCCAAAGAACACTCTTCATTTCATAAGGCGACAATCTTTTTCCTCCGAAATGCGGCGCCGTTATTTACAGATGCTAATGGAGAGGTTCGATATGGAGTTGTCAATTATGCTTTTGGATCTGAACGGAGGTTGTTTACCCCGGCGCCGAGTGATTCGATTGGAATACGATTCGTCAATGTTTCTAAAGGACCTGTTGCAAAAAGTCTTACGATAAAAGGAATACCTGCTAACGATTCTCTGCTCGTGATAAAGTCGGTTGATAGTTTAGCAACCAATGATTTCAGCACGTACGTAAAACTACGACAAGGAACGTATAGCTTTTTTGCTTCACCAAAAGGTTCTCCTTCATCCATCGGTGACTCGGTTTCCCAGTTGACATTGTATGGAGGTAATCGGTTGACGTTTGCAATCGTTGATAGCGGCTCAACATACCGGTTAAAAAAATATAATGATGATTAATACCTCGCAACGTAAAGTACAATTATCAGGAATTAAATCATGAATCGAATTTGGTACTCCCTCTTTTTCATTCTCGTTGTTTCACTTTCCTCATTTGCCGGTAACGGAAAAATTGTCGGGAAGGTAACGGACAATCAAACAAAAGAAGCCTTGATTGGTGCAACCGTTCAAATTGTCGGAACGAGTTTCGGAAGTTCTACAGACATCAATGGACAGTTTATTATTTTAAGCGTTCCTTCCGGGGAATACAGCCTGAAGGCAAGTTATATTGGCTACCAGGAAGTAATAAAAAGCGGCATCCGCGTGAGTTCCGATTTAACAACGGAAATCAATTTCGTTCTCACATCTTCCAGTGTTGAATTAAAGCCGATGGAAATTGTCGCAGAACGTCCTATGTTTAATAAAAGCGCGACGAATATCGTCCGGATTGCGACAAAAGAAGAATTGGAAAATTTACCGGTGCGCGGTGTTGTCAGTGCAGTAGCATTACAACCGGGTATCGTTATGCAGGAAGAGAGAGGAAACCAACGACTGTATATCCGCGGCGGTCGCGCCGATGAGGTTGGTTATTATGTTGAAGGCGTTTCGACAAGAAATATTCTAACGGGTGAGAATGTCACCAATATTATTCCCGAAGCATTGGAAGAATTCCAGGTTCATGCAGGCGGTTATACGGCAGAATATGGCGGCTCGAATGCCGGAATCATCCGACAGCAACTCCGCTCAGGGACAAGTAATTTCAAAACGACACTTCAGATGGAGACTGATAATTTCAATCTGGGCGAAGGATTTTTTGAACATACACCCAACAAGAAATTTTTAGGAACATACTCATACGGCTATAGTGACTATGTGATGACATTGAGTGGTCCCATCGTTACGGATAAAATAAAACTTTTCATCGCAGGGCAGAACCAGTTTCAACGGGATACGTATGTACGATTCATCGAGCCATTCCGCTTTGAAAATCTCATTGATGAAAATAGTCCGGTCGCAAACCCGGATACCGTAAAAGTTCTGGAATTAGGTCCCGGAAATATTCCCGGAACGATGAAGAATAAATATTCTTTAAACGGAACACTGACGTTTGATTACAATCCGTATCTGCTTCGTATCGGGACAACCTACACGTGGCAACTCGACAATGTGTTTGACCAACGGTCCGATATTCATGATTCTCCGATTACACATTTATTTAACGGCGCGAGAATTCCGAGTCGTGAAATCGGTGACGGATTATTTAATGTCAAGTTTACACATTTCCTCAGTACAACGACGTTTTATGAAGCGAATCTGAATTATTTCGACCAACGGGCAAAGACATATGACCCGTTGTTTGAAGATAATTATCTGAAATATAAAGATAGCGTAGCGTTAGCCGCGTTAGGGTATCATGCAAATTCCAATTTAGCGGAACAACTTGAAGATTATTCGTTGAATGATTTCCAGTTCGACCATCTTGGAAAATCTGTTGCGATGTACTCAAAAGCAAAGCAAAATTATCTCGGCGGAACATTCGATTTAACTTCCCAGGTTTCATCGCACGAATTTAAGATTGGCGGTTCCTACCAATATTATACTGTTCGCGGGTACTATGTCGGGCGTCGCCCCGGTAGAGAAAATTTGTTGACAGACATTATCAACTTCCCAGATTTGTACAGAAGTC from Ignavibacteriota bacterium includes:
- a CDS encoding TonB-dependent receptor; the encoded protein is MNRIWYSLFFILVVSLSSFAGNGKIVGKVTDNQTKEALIGATVQIVGTSFGSSTDINGQFIILSVPSGEYSLKASYIGYQEVIKSGIRVSSDLTTEINFVLTSSSVELKPMEIVAERPMFNKSATNIVRIATKEELENLPVRGVVSAVALQPGIVMQEERGNQRLYIRGGRADEVGYYVEGVSTRNILTGENVTNIIPEALEEFQVHAGGYTAEYGGSNAGIIRQQLRSGTSNFKTTLQMETDNFNLGEGFFEHTPNKKFLGTYSYGYSDYVMTLSGPIVTDKIKLFIAGQNQFQRDTYVRFIEPFRFENLIDENSPVANPDTVKVLELGPGNIPGTMKNKYSLNGTLTFDYNPYLLRIGTTYTWQLDNVFDQRSDIHDSPITHLFNGARIPSREIGDGLFNVKFTHFLSTTTFYEANLNYFDQRAKTYDPLFEDNYLKYKDSVALAALGYHANSNLAEQLEDYSLNDFQFDHLGKSVAMYSKAKQNYLGGTFDLTSQVSSHEFKIGGSYQYYTVRGYYVGRRPGRENLLTDIINFPDLYRSPSAYDPLTGSYERDVLFQKAGDYISAYGYDVYGNEIDDGFDGPKHPEFAALYFQDKLELSDLVVKAGFRLDIIDSDDKQFRDFIDYEGKYGEAGRHYGAGNPLISQLNDQIIPDGMEKKPAFKQVSPRLGLSFPVSDRTTFHLQYGKFLQAPQLSTLYAGRGISAVMFGGSYFVPTPIGYGLDPERTTQYEVGFTQQISDYAVFDITGFYKDIQGQIQITKIVAEPNASIVGYNTLQNGDYATTKGLEFKMTLRRTNRIQAQINYTMSDAQGTGSNPYSAVGATETGTIRPTVISPLDFNQAHRGTMNFDYRFGENDGGPILSRLGANLLLTFNSGHSFTRAKGEGGQRPASQGAILADDDPRNRTPIEPIGASTTPWFFNFDLRVDKSIDFGPIDMNIYVYVQNLLNTQNVVNVYSRTGNAYDDGYLSNPDLSGTAIRTRGQQFVDMYRAINIGNRQHYALTQGGDLFGPPRQIRLGVRLEY